The Zingiber officinale cultivar Zhangliang chromosome 9A, Zo_v1.1, whole genome shotgun sequence genome window below encodes:
- the LOC122019002 gene encoding vegetative cell wall protein gp1-like translates to MDKLKGVVVRLSALMLEGILHVFGLSPIPTEIGAPFAAAILRSFASQETPAVAVLQALNEELTQGLPSAPAVAAGPQLSEPRPSDAEEAPMLVEPPALNPADSALPCTFDQPTAEPSPAEQVSSLPPTMKLRLTRKGKRTAPVTATSPPPPRRQRVLSISSPTRSSDMSLPQETSLAREKASDPQVSDPPSDLPAPLPIQSTLPAPPLSPDDQPLGLPMSSASPLITPPSSAMPLPNLPSTDPAFEALWQLPSETDPAYTPAADSSSIFGRVDFYGDLAISWQSASDQFWESRSPMGEFDQIARSLVAELEHLAASSAPPEPSLGSLDAYLRAAGESTASARAISHAAFDKLQQLEAALKASESSWASEAARHQATVSELKAREAELLSQSEELTLLRQGQELLQMGLADAQALASAVAGRETTMRTQWEACQATLQSLQAELSKVQEAVSQGQSDLSLALAV, encoded by the exons ATGGATAAGCTGAAAGGTGTCGTTGTTCGCCTGTCTGCGCTGATGCTGGAAGGCATCCTGCATGTTTTTGGCCTTAGTCCTATCCCTACCGAAATTGGAGCTCCTTTCG CGGCCGCAATCCTCCGTTCCTTCGCCAGTCAAGAGACACCCGCGGTAGCCGTTCTACAAGCTCTGAATGAGGAGCTAACACAGGGTCTACCTTCTGCTCCCGCCGTCGCCGCCGGTCCGCAACTTTCGGAACCCCGGCCTTCTGATGCGGAGGAGGCTCCGATGCTTGTTGAGCCACCTGCACTTAATCCAGCGGACTCAGCCCTGCCTTGCACCTTTGACCAACCTACGGCCGAGCCATCGCCTGCAGAACAAgtgtcttctcttcctccgactaTGAAGCTGCGCCTGACACGCAAAGGCAAACGGACGGCCCCAGTCaccgcaacttctcctccacctcctcgccgtcAACGCGTATTGAGCATCTCTTCTCCCACCAGGTCCTCGGACATGAGCTTGCCCCAGGAGACAAGCTTGGCCCGGGAGAAGGCCTCCGATCCGCAGGTTTCTGACCCGCCTTCGGACCTACCTGCTCCACTACCAATTCAGAGTACATTACCTGCTCCGCCCTTGTCCCCTGACGATCAGCCCCTGGGCTTACCGATGTCCTCTGCGTCTCCTCTCATCACGCCTCCGAGCTCAGCCATGCCGCTCCCGAACCTGCCCTCTACAGACCCAGCCTTTGAAGCGTTATGGCAGCTCCCTTCGGAGACCGATCCGGCCTACACGCCCGCTGCCGATTCATCGTCCATCTTCGGCAGAGTTGATTTCTATGGGGATCTGGCCATCTCCTGGCAATCAGCCAGTGACCAGTTCTGGGAGAGCCGTTCCCCTATGGGGGAGTTTGATCAAATTGCTCGTTCTCTGGTGGCG GAACTGGAGCACCTTGCGGCCTCCTCCGCTCCTCCCGAGCCTTCTCTGGGAAGCTTGGATGCTTATCTGCGCGCCGCCGGGGAGTCGACGGCCTCTGCTCGGGCTATTTCCCATGCTGCCTTCGATAAACTTCAACAGTTGGAAGCGGCTTTGAAGGCGAGTGAGTCTTCCTGGGCTTCTGAAGCGGCTCGGCATCAAGCGACAGTTTCTGAACTGAAAGCCAGagaggcagagctgctctccCAATCGGAGGAGCTGACGCTGCTACGGCAAGGTCAAGAGCTCTTGCAGATGGGTTTGGCCGATGCCCAGGCCCTGGCTAGTGCTGTCGCTGGCCGGGAAACAACCATGCGGACTCAATGGGAAGCGTGCCAAGCCACCCTCCAATCCCTACAAGCAGAGTTATCGAAGGTCCAGGAAGCGGTGTCTCAGGGCCAGAGCGATTTATCCTTGGCCCTAGCTGTCTAG
- the LOC122018702 gene encoding indole-3-acetic acid-amido synthetase GH3.17-like yields the protein MVVLSCDPNDLEGSMRLIEELTCNAGRIQEEVLQEILERNSGTEYLQGFLRGRSSSEQFKKQVPVVDYDRVKPYIDRLANGEPSQIISTEPILELLTSSGTSGGKPKMMPSTAEELDRKTFFYNILIPVMNRYVEGLEEGKSMYLLFVKPEISTPSGLPARPVLTSYYKSRHFRNRPFNRFNVYTSPDEAILCSDSKQSMFCQLLCGLVQRNDVLRVGAVFASAFLRTVKFLEEHWRELCANIRAGQISDWITDGPCREAISSRVLARPNPALADLIEAECGREAWEGIVRRLWPRTKYVDVIVTGSMAQYIPLLEFYGGGLPLVSTMYGSSECYLGINLRPLDRPADVSYTLLPNMAHFEFLQVVDDRTDADVEYTGDLKVVDLVDVEVGRYYELVVTTFTGLYRYRVGDILKVTGFQNAAPQFRFVHRRNVVLSVDSDKTNEEDLLRAVTRAKLLLEPLGWLLTEYSSYADSASIPGHYVLFWELRTTVGSSDNDGVPLDSAVMENCCAAVEASLDAVYRRCRNRDRSVGPLEIRVVRAGAFDALMDYCVSRGSSVNQYKTPRCIKSPEAIRLLDEVVVGRFFSRKVPFWEPCDPSSSS from the exons ATGGTGGTGCTCAGTTGCGATCCCAATGACTTGGAAGGCAGCATGCGGCTCATAGAAGAGCTCACCTGCAATGCTGGCCGAATCCAGGAGGAGGTGCTGCAGgagatcttggagaggaactCGGGGACGGAGTACCTACAGGGGTTCCTCCGTGGCCGGAGCAGCAGCGAGCAGTTCAAGAAGCAGGTCCCCGTGGTGGATTACGATCGAGTTAAGCCCTACATCGACCGTCTTGCCAATGGAGAGCCTTCGCAGATCATCTCCACAGAGCCCATCTTAGAGCTCCTAACGAG CTCAGGGACTTCAGGCGGGAAGCCGAAGATGATGCCGTCGACGGCGGAGGAACTCGACCGGAAAACCTTCTTCTACAATATCTTGATCCCCGTGATGAACCG GTACGTGGAGGGGCTGGAGGAGGGGAAGAGCATGTACCTGCTATTCGTGAAACCGGAGATCAGCACGCCGTCGGGGCTACCGGCGCGGCCGGTGCTGACGAGCTACTACAAGAGTCGCCACTTCCGGAACCGGCCGTTCAATAGGTTTAATGTGTACACGAGCCCCGACGAAGCCATCCTCTGTTCAGACTCGAAGCAGAGCATGTTCTGCCAGTTGCTCTGCGGCCTGGTCCAGCGCAACGACGTGCTCCGGGTCGGCGCAGTCTTCGCTTCCGCCTTCCTCCGCACCGTCAAGTTCCTGGAGGAGCACTGGCGCGAGCTGTGCGCCAACATCCGCGCCGGTCAAATCAGTGACTGGATCACCGACGGGCCCTGCCGCGAGGCCATCAGCAGCCGAGTATTAGCGCGGCCGAACCCTGCGCTCGCCGATCTCATCGAGGCGGAGTGCGGCCGGGAGGCATGGGAAGGCATCGTGCGGCGGCTCTGGCCCCGGACCAAGTACGTCGACGTCATCGTCACCGGCTCCATGGCGCAGTACATTCCGCTCCTGGAATTCTACGGCGGCGGCCTCCCGCTGGTGTCCACCATGTACGGCTCCTCTGAGTGCTACCTCGGCATCAACCTCCGGCCTCTCGACAGGCCGGCCGACGTCTCCTACACCCTCCTCCCCAACATGGCCCACTTCGAGTTCTTGCAGGTCGTCGACGACCGGACCGACGCCGACGTCGAATACACCGGCGATCTCAAGGTGGTGGATCTCGTGGACGTCGAGGTCGGCCGCTACTACGAGCTCGTTGTCACCACGTTCACCG GTTTGTACAGATACAGGGTGGGCGACATCCTCAAGGTGACCGGTTTCCAGAACGCTGCGCCGCAATTCCGGTTTGTGCACCGGCGCAACGTGGTGCTCAGCGTCGACTCCGACAAGACCAATGAGGAGGACCTCCTCCGGGCGGTGacacgtgccaagctcctgctcgAGCCGCTAGGGTGGCTGCTGACGGAGTACAGCAGCTACGCCGACAGCGCTTCCATCCCCGGCCACTACGTCCTCTTCTGGGAGCTCCGGACCACGGTCGGGAGCTCCGACAACGACGGCGTCCCGCTCGACTCGGCCGTCATGGAGAACTGCTGCGCCGCGGTCGAGGCCAGCCTCGACGCCGTCTACCGGCGGTGTCGGAACCGGGACCGCTCCGTGGGGCCGCTGGAGATCAGGGTGGTCCGCGCCGGTGCGTTCGACGCGCTCATGGACTACTGCGTCTCACGGGGGTCGTCGGTGAACCAGTACAAGACGCCGCGGTGCATCAAGTCGCCGGAGGCCATCCGGCTCCTCGACGAGGTGGTGGTGGGGAGGTTCTTCAGCCGTAAGGTGCCCTTTTGGGAGCCCTGTgatccttcttcttcctcgtgA